The Sphaerochaeta sp. sequence CCAGTCTTGGTCAGATAACCACCGATGACAGCAGCCAGATATGACGCCTCGTATTCCTTGGGAAACAACGGGCAGAGGTTGTCCGCGTCACTGTTGGATCCATTGACCATCATGAACAACGTGTTGGGGTAACTGGCCGCGACCGTCTTTGCCGCTTCATCAAACTGCGAACCGGCCGCCATGATGATGTCATACCCGCGCTGGGCAAACTCCCGCATGGTGGATTCGAAATCCGCCTCAGGAACCGCCTCAATGTACTCCATGTTGGTTCCCAACTGCTCGTTGCACGCCACAACGCCCGCATAGTTGGAAGCGTTCCATCCCTGATCGTTGATCTGTCCAGGTAACAGAAGCACGATCTTCGCCGTCGCCGCCGTCTTCGCACCGGAAGATGACGCAACTTCCTTATTTCCCGCGGCAAACGCGGAAGACAGGATCCCCACAACTAAAAAAGTCACTACGAACTATGCTAAGACCTGAAAGCAGGACAGAGGGGGTGAAAAATAAGGAATATCTGCTATCCTTGGAAAGGAGAGGCAGACATGGGGAAAAACCGGAAGACGTATCAGGAGTCATTCAAGAAGCAGGTGGCGATCGAGGCGCTGGAAAGCAAGAAGACAGTAGCGGAAATCGCTTCTGAGAACGGGATCACGCCCGGCATGGTGTCAATGTGGCGAAAATCGTTCATCGAAGGAGACTTCAGCAAGGATCTGGGGAAGACGCGCAAGGAGCTGGAAGAAAAGCAGAAAGCGCTGGATGCGGCGACGATGGCGCTGGGGAAAGCCCAGCTGGAGATCGAACTGCTCAAAAAAAAAGTGAATCCGCAGGGATGAGCGTCTACGAGCTGGTGGACCATGAAAGCGCAGTGGAATACCTTCGCGGGGGCCTTGGCCTTCCGGTATCCGACCAATGCCGTCTCCTGGGAATCTCCCGGAGCAGGTATTACCAGTGGAGGAAGCTGCGGGAAGCCAGGAAAGCAATGCCTGAACGGCAATATGATGGGCGGAAAGAAGAAGAACTCGCATTGGTTGACAAGATCCTAGGCGTCTGGACGGAGAATCCGGCCTGGGGATACCGGAAACTGGGCAGGTACCTGCAGCGGAACGGTTTCCCCTCAGCCACGGAGAAACGGGTGCGTCTCATCTACCAGCGGCTGGGCATCCATGGGGTCTCCCCGGTGTTCCGCACCACCCGCCAGCCGAAAGGGAAATGCCTGAAGCACCCGTATCTGTTGAGGGGGAAGAAGATACGGTTCTCCAACCAGGTATGGGAGACGGACATCACCTACATCCGTCTTCCCGGAGGGATGGTGTATCTGACGGCGTTCATCGACGTGTACAGCCGGAGGATCCTGTCCTGGAGCCTCGGGCGCACGATGGAAAGCGGGTTATGCGTCGACGCGCTGCATGAGGCGGTCATGAACCATGGGATACCGGCGATCCTGAACACGGACTGCGGAAGCCAGTATCTGGGTGGTGATTTCCTTGATGCCGCCTCCAGTTACGGGATCGAGATCAGCAACGACTCGGTGGGGAGATGCCTCGATGACGTGTTTATTGAACGAACGTGGCGGACCCTGAAATATGAATGCATCTTCCTTCATGAGTGGGGCACGATGGAGGAACTGGAGAAGGGATTGGGGATATTCATCAGGAAGTTCAACTTCGAGCGGCCCCATCAGTCGCTTGATTACCGGACGCCGGACGAAGTGTATACGGACGGACGTTTCCCGTCAGCGGGGGACGAACCGAAGAAGACTGAGGTGGCATAGGAGATTTCCTTGTTTTCCCGCCACCCTGTCTTGACAAGGGGCTTAGCTCAAACCACTTTTTCATACTGCCTCTCTCCTTCCTTTCTCGATAGTAATTCCACTGTACCCAACCCACAAGGTTTGTGGGGAGAGAAAATGACCGAAATCTCAAGAATCATCAAAGTTTGTACAAATGGTATCACCACTTCCATACAAGAAAGGCACCATCTGTATGGAAACGATGATAGTGCCTTCGGATAACATATCTCTTTTATGTAATTACACTTCTAATACTATTGCGTGTTTTATATTTTATTACAGAGTTCCCGCAAGAATAGCATCAATGACCACCGCCCCGACCTTGTAGTTGTTTTCCATGGCCGTCTTGAAGATATCGGCGGATTCCACATTGCCTTCATCCGACAACGTTGAAGTGTAGGAAGGATCCCACAGGCTCGCAGCCGAAGCCCCATTCATGAACACGTCCATGTTGACGGAGTCCCGGATGATGAAATAGCGGTCCAGCATACCGTACCGGTCAAGAACCACACCAAGTGCGACATCCTCCATCTCCGTCAAGGCGAAGGGATCGGGGCAGCCGTACGTCTGGGTCATCAGCACGGCATTGGCATGGTCGTACTCCCCTTTCCAGTAGTTGTCACCACTGGCCGTCGTTCCCCGAAGCACTTTGGGATCGCGCACCGCCCACTCAGCCCCATCGAAAGCCGCGGACATAAAATTCCTCGTCCTTGGCGTCGTCTCAATCTTCACGTCCTTGACCAGATCGTACACCTTGGCCATCAAATCCTGGTTAAGGATTTTGTAGGAAGAACTGTCGTAGCCGGAATCATGGAACCACGTCGTCTCATACCCTTCAGGAAGATCACGGATGTCTGCATGGTGGCCAAGGTCATAGTCCACCGCCGCAGTGATGACAAACACATCGCCCATCACGCCATACCCAACAGCGGAACCGGCGCAACCGGTACTCATCACATAGCAATCGGAGAAATCAAACCGGGGGTCGGAGAGCACGGCCTGCAGGGAGACGGCCGTGTTGGCCTTTCCCATTCCGGTGACGTACAGACCGACGCCGTCCTTCACATACAGTTTGTTGCCATCAAAGCCACCCACAATATCGTAGGCTTCTCCGCCCTTCTCATAGGCGTCATAGTAGTACTGCGCTTCTCCAGGAAAATCCCCGGTCATCTCGCCTACTTCGAACTTTGGAAGGATCAACACCTTCAACGGAATCTTGTCTGTCGTCTCAATCATCCCTTGGGCGTACAGACCAGCACAGATCGCCACCACCATGACGATCACCATCAATCGTTTTTTCATCATCTTGCAACCACCTCACCCCACAGGTAGCAGAAGCACCAACGGTGAGTCAATACCAAACCGGGTTTGTCAAAAAGAGCGCAAAAGAATCAATTATTCATCCACCCTATTGACCGGCTTCCCCTGAAGAAACGCGCGGACGTTGTCCACGGCGATGTCCATCAGCCGCTGGCGGGTTTCCTTGGGAGCCCAGCTGATGTGCGGCGTGATGATGCAGTTCTTCGCCTTGAGGAGCGGGTTGTCCGGAGAAATCGGTTCGGAGGAGACGACATCCACCCCGGCGGCGTACACCTTGCCGCTGTTCAGTGCGTCGGCAAGATCCTGTTCGTCGACCAGCCCTCCCCGACTGTTGTTGATCAAAATCACGCCATCCTTCATCCGGGCGATGCTCTCCCGGTTGATCATCCTTGCGTTCTTTTCCGTCAGCGGACAGTGCAGCGCGATGACATCACTGACCCGGTACAACTCGGGAAGGGAGACGAACCGCACCGGTCCCTCCACGGCAGAGGGGTTGTACGCCACCACATCCATGCCCAGCGCCTGGGCGACGGCCGCCGTCTTTCTTCCAATTCTTCCGTAGCCGACGATGCCCATCGTCTTCCCTTCCAGTTCGATGGACGGATAATCCCAGAAGCAGAAATCCGTACTTTGCGACCACTTTCCTTGGTGAACCGCCTGGTCATGGTGTCCGATGTGGTGGCAGATCTCCAGCAACAGCGCAATGGCGAACTGCCCCACCGCCGCCGAGCCGTAGGAAGGAATATTGGTTACCACGACCCCTTTCTCCCGTGCCGCGGCAAGGTCAACCACGTTGTATCCGGTGGCTAGGACTCCGATGTACCGGAGTGAGGAAGAGCCGAGGATCACGTCCCGGGAAAGAAGCGTCTTGTTGGTAAGCACCAGTTCATACCCCTTGATCCGCTGTGCGACCAACTCCACCGGAGTCCGGTCATACACGGTGAGCTCTCCCAATTTTCCCAGTTGCTCCCAGGAAAGGTCCCCGGGATTCTCCGTATATCCATCCAGAATGACGATCTTCATGGCGTTCTCCTGTCTGTTACGGTAAAACGGGATCAAGGAAAACGCAAGAAGGAGTTCAATGGGTGGTGCAGAATTCCATGATCATCCCATGCCAGAAGACAGGATCCACCGCTTCCCTCGCCGAAGGATGGGGCATCCAGAGGGGAAGGGCACGTACTTCTGATGATGCAATCGCAGAGATGCCGTTCTGGATGGTGATTCCTTGGTACGAGAAGGCTTCCTGTGGTTCGAAATGAACATTCGGCATCTTGTACCACAGGTCGCTCACCCCGAAACAGATGACCAGTTCCGGCCGGAATGCTTCCAGTTCCTCAAAGAAAGCCGCCTCAGAGCGGTGGTGCTGTGCCGCCGTTCCACGGACCTGTCCGTCCGACAGCGCTTCCTGCAGGTAGTTGGTGGAGATGATGGAGTCCCAGACATCGTCCTGTGTCTCAGAAGAGATGTCCTGTTCTTTGCCGATGCCGGCCACCAGCTGGACAACGTACCGCGGCACGGAATGAACGAAGCCGTCCCTATTGGAGTGGATGTACCCGCAACACCC is a genomic window containing:
- a CDS encoding purine nucleoside permease: MMKKRLMVIVMVVAICAGLYAQGMIETTDKIPLKVLILPKFEVGEMTGDFPGEAQYYYDAYEKGGEAYDIVGGFDGNKLYVKDGVGLYVTGMGKANTAVSLQAVLSDPRFDFSDCYVMSTGCAGSAVGYGVMGDVFVITAAVDYDLGHHADIRDLPEGYETTWFHDSGYDSSSYKILNQDLMAKVYDLVKDVKIETTPRTRNFMSAAFDGAEWAVRDPKVLRGTTASGDNYWKGEYDHANAVLMTQTYGCPDPFALTEMEDVALGVVLDRYGMLDRYFIIRDSVNMDVFMNGASAASLWDPSYTSTLSDEGNVESADIFKTAMENNYKVGAVVIDAILAGTL
- a CDS encoding transposase, which translates into the protein MGKNRKTYQESFKKQVAIEALESKKTVAEIASENGITPGMVSMWRKSFIEGDFSKDLGKTRKELEEKQKALDAATMALGKAQLEIELLKKKVNPQG
- a CDS encoding IS3 family transposase, translating into MSVYELVDHESAVEYLRGGLGLPVSDQCRLLGISRSRYYQWRKLREARKAMPERQYDGRKEEELALVDKILGVWTENPAWGYRKLGRYLQRNGFPSATEKRVRLIYQRLGIHGVSPVFRTTRQPKGKCLKHPYLLRGKKIRFSNQVWETDITYIRLPGGMVYLTAFIDVYSRRILSWSLGRTMESGLCVDALHEAVMNHGIPAILNTDCGSQYLGGDFLDAASSYGIEISNDSVGRCLDDVFIERTWRTLKYECIFLHEWGTMEELEKGLGIFIRKFNFERPHQSLDYRTPDEVYTDGRFPSAGDEPKKTEVA
- a CDS encoding D-2-hydroxyacid dehydrogenase, with amino-acid sequence MKIVILDGYTENPGDLSWEQLGKLGELTVYDRTPVELVAQRIKGYELVLTNKTLLSRDVILGSSSLRYIGVLATGYNVVDLAAAREKGVVVTNIPSYGSAAVGQFAIALLLEICHHIGHHDQAVHQGKWSQSTDFCFWDYPSIELEGKTMGIVGYGRIGRKTAAVAQALGMDVVAYNPSAVEGPVRFVSLPELYRVSDVIALHCPLTEKNARMINRESIARMKDGVILINNSRGGLVDEQDLADALNSGKVYAAGVDVVSSEPISPDNPLLKAKNCIITPHISWAPKETRQRLMDIAVDNVRAFLQGKPVNRVDE